GGTCACTTCATCCCGTCGTCGACACCTTCGCACCTTCGTCACAGACTACGTCTAGCCTGCCGCGTGCAACCGAGGAGAATAGTCGGAAATGGCACGCATCACCGCATTGTGACAACGTCCCGTCCGCTCAAACTCGGTAATGTTCTCCAGTGTTGCCGCGGCCAAATACGCCAAAGACGCTTGCGAAAGATACCCTTGATGGCTCGTGACGATCACGTTTGAAAAGGACATCAACTTCGGCATCACGTCCTGAAACGTCGTTGCTGTCGCTCGTTCCACCCCGTGAAACTCATCTTCCTCTTCATACAGGTCCAAGCCCAAATAGCCGATCCGGCCACTCTTGAGCCCCTCCAGAATCGCCGTCGGACTGAGCAACGCGCCATGAGACGTGTTAACGAGCATCACGCCGTCCTTCATCTCCTTGATGGCTTTGCGCCCGATCATGTGACGGGTGTCGGCGGTCAACGGACAATGCAACGTTACGATATCGGACTGGGCAAGCAACTCGTCAAACGCGACATAGGCGCCATGGGCCTCGAACAGCAGATTAGGAATGAGGTCACAGCCAAGAACATTGCAGCCGAACCCCTCAAACATGCGCGCGACGGCCCTTCCGATGGAGCCGGTCCCAATGATTCCGACCGTCTTCTCGTTGAGGTCAAACCCTACGAGTCCCTCTTGCGAGGGATTGCCATCCTTCACGCGCTCACACGCGCGCGGAATTCGGCGGCTCAACGCTAAAACGAGGGCGAGGGTGTGCTCCGCGATAGAATGTGGCGAATACCCCGGTGTCCGCACCACCACGATACCGCCTCCCCACGCCGCCTCCAGATCGACGCGGCTAACTTCGGGAGTACGAAGCGCCAGGAGCCGTGTGCCGCCGGACACAAGCGTTTGTATGACGCGCGCATCAGCTTCGTCTCCCGCGGAAACGCAGACACATGGAAATCCCTTCGCGATCGGTGCGGTCTCGGAGTTGAGCGGCGATCGCAGGAAGGTCAGAGCGTGGCCATATCTGCTATTGGCTTCCGAAAAAGGGGC
This DNA window, taken from Candidatus Hydrogenedentota bacterium, encodes the following:
- a CDS encoding 2-hydroxyacid dehydrogenase, which translates into the protein MRVAVFSTSTHDEAPFSEANSRYGHALTFLRSPLNSETAPIAKGFPCVCVSAGDEADARVIQTLVSGGTRLLALRTPEVSRVDLEAAWGGGIVVVRTPGYSPHSIAEHTLALVLALSRRIPRACERVKDGNPSQEGLVGFDLNEKTVGIIGTGSIGRAVARMFEGFGCNVLGCDLIPNLLFEAHGAYVAFDELLAQSDIVTLHCPLTADTRHMIGRKAIKEMKDGVMLVNTSHGALLSPTAILEGLKSGRIGYLGLDLYEEEDEFHGVERATATTFQDVMPKLMSFSNVIVTSHQGYLSQASLAYLAAATLENITEFERTGRCHNAVMRAISDYSPRLHAAG